The following are encoded together in the Brassica napus cultivar Da-Ae chromosome A9, Da-Ae, whole genome shotgun sequence genome:
- the LOC106362784 gene encoding AAA-ATPase At2g18193, translated as MFPSSNYSFSPSTMFSVCASLSGFSMLFRSMLNDFVPDQLRSYIYENVLGKLFTPSSKNLTLIIDENSKYKKNLVYEAAEMYLRTKIGPETERLRVAKTPKQKHLNVTIAKGEAIRDTFEDIQVKWLYVQTEKENSEKVKRYYELTFEKKLRERVLDSYLNHVIAESEKIKRDLRVVNLYSRDVPGSRDDDGSSCGSWGCISLEHPSTFDTLAMDPSAKKKIIDDLERFLKRKEFYKRVGKAWKRGYLLYGPPGTGKSSLIAAMANYLKFDVFDLDLSNIYDNGELKRILLSTTNRSILVIEDIDCNAEVRDREDENQEIGKARGKRKRRDDEYDDSEDQDTQLTLSGILNFIDGLWSSFGDERIIVFTTNHKDRLDPALLRPGRMDMHINMSYCTGLAFRTLVSNYLGLDGLNHPLCEEIEKLIDSTEVTPAELAEELMQDDDTDVVLRGVISFVEKRKDEKSKVKAQEDVSACNEVVTKIDDSDGKQNSTKNQKQVGKRGRKRQKLM; from the exons TTCTCACCGTCGACTATGTTCTCTGTGTGTGCATCTCTAAGTGGCTTCTCGATGCTCTTTAGATCGATGCTCAACGATTTCGTACCGGACCAGCTCCGTTCCTACATCTACGAGAACGTACTGGGCAAACTATTCACTCCGAGTTCGAAGAATCTCACGTTGATCATCGACGAGAACTCCAAGTATAAGAAAAACCTAGTCTACGAAGCGGCGGAGATGTACCTCCGCACCAAGATCGGCCCCGAGACTGAGCGTTTACGCGTTGCAAAAACTCCGAAGCAGAAGCACTTGAATGTCACAATAGCCAAAGGAGAAGCGATCCGCGATACGTTCGAGGACATCCAGGTGAAGTGGTTATATGTTCAGACGGAGAAGGAGAACAGTGAGAAAGTGAAACGGTACTACGAGCTCACATTCGAGAAGAAGCTGAGAGAGAGAGTCTTGGACTCTTACTTGAACCACGTTATCGCGGAGTCGGAAAAGATCAAGAGGGACCTGAGAGTGGTGAATCTCTATAGCCGAGATGTGCCTGGGAGCAGGGACGACGATGGTTCTTCTTGCGGGAGCTGGGGATGTATAAGTCTAGAGCATCCTTCGACGTTCGACACATTGGCGATGGATCCAAGtgcaaagaagaagataatcGATGACTTGGAGAGGTTTCTGAAGAGGAAAGAGTTTTACAAGAGAGTTGGTAAAGCATGGAAACGTGGTTACTTGTTGTATGGCCCACCAGGAACTGGTAAATCTAGCTTGATAGCCGCGATGGCTAATTACCTAAAGTTCGATGTGTTTGATCTTGATCTTAGTAATATTTATGACAATGGTGAACTGAAGAGGATTTTGTTATCCACCACGAATCGTTCTATTTTGGTGATTGAGGATATTGATTGCAATGCTGAGGTGAGAGATAGGGAAGATGAGAATCAAGAAATTGGAAAAGCTAGAGGAAAGAGGAAACGCAGGGATGATGAGTATGACGATAGTGAGGATCAAGACACACAg TTGACTCTCTCAGGGATTTTGAACTTCATTGATGGGTTATGGTCAAGTTTTGGAGATGAGAGAATCATCGTGTTCACGACAAACCACAAAGACCGGCTTGATCCTGCGTTGCTACGTCCTGGAAGAATGGATATGCATATCAATATGTCGTACTGTACAGGTTTAGCATTTAGGACATTGGTTTCTAATTACCTTGGTTTAGATGGCTTAAACCATCCTCTATGTGAAGAAATCGAGAAGCTGATAGATTCTACGGAGGTTACTCCAGCTGAGTTAGCTGAAGAGTTGATGCAGGACGATGATACTGATGTTGTTCTCCGAGGAGTAATTAGCTTTGTTGAAAAGAGGAAAGACGAGAAAAGCAAGGTCAAGGCCCAGGAGGATGTTTCTGCTTGTAACGAAGTTGTAACTAAGATAGATGATAGTGACGGGAAACAGAATAGTACGAAGAATCAGAAGCAGGTTGGTAAGAGGGGCAGGAAAAGGCAAAAACTTATGTAG